GGGCGGGCACCCGCTCTGCCACTGACCACCACTGGTGGGGTGATAAGAACGATGGCAATTTGCACCGGCTGAGTTTCCTTGTTGGCGTCACTCCATTCATTGAGCAACAGGCAATATGGGAGCAAATGAGCAACAAGAGTTCGATCAACACTGACAACGACCCGGCTGGCTACTCGGGCGGTTGGGGGACCCCAGCTTTGCCTTGGAATGAGTTTGGGCCAACACCTGATCGTCGGATGTATGTTCCTTGGTCGAGCGAAATTCCCGGTTTTCGTTGCCCCAGCGATCCTGGCACTGGCCTGCCTGCGTTAGGCCGAACCAACTATGCAGCCTGTATGGGCGATTCCATCGTCTGGTCGAACAAAGGCTATCTCGATATCCGAGGTTCAGGCAGTCCGGCAGTTAATAATTTCAAAACCAACGAAACCTACAGCAAGAGGACGAGAGGTTCGTTGCGAGGCATGTTTGTCACGATGAAGCCAACTGGTTTTCGTGACATGCTCGATGGGCTTTCCAATACAATCGCTTGTGGTGAAATTGCAACCGACTTAGGTGACCGAGATGTGCGGACCTCTTTGACGCATAAGGCTGGTGCTGTCCTTTCGGAAGGAGTTATTCGTGAGAATCCGTCAGCTTGCCAGGATGATTCCACGCCGTTGATCGATCCGGCTCGTCCTCAGTTTTGGCACACCGACACCCCGCTTGGTAATCAAGCTTACGGGCGAGGATATCGATGGCATGACGCCATGGCGACGTTCTCGGGTTGCTTTGCCATTTTGCCACCCAATAGTGAGAGTTGCATTTACGACGATAATCAACCCTTTTGGGGTAGTGGAGTGCTCGGGATGTCCAGTCGTCACCAAGGCGGTGCTCACGTGTTGATGGGCGATGGTGCGGTGAAGTTTATTACTGACTCGGTCGAGGCCGGAGATTCGCGTGCAGGAATGGTGTACCATGACGGCTCGGGAGCTCAGTCGCCTGGTTCGGCGAGTCCGTATGGTTTGTGGGGCTCGCTTGGGACCCGTGCTTCTCGTGAAGTGATCGAAAGCGAGTTCTAGTCGGTTCATCGTTTTGCTGAATGGCAAAACGTCGTGCAGACAGCGTCCTTAGGAATTTGAGATCGTGTACTCGAAAACATACCGCCAGGTGCACCCACGCATCTGGCGGTTTTCATTGGTATCGGTTGTTTTACTGGGATGCAGTCGAGGGCCCGATGAGGTTGCTCTGGATGTTTCATCCGACCAGATGCAGAGCTCTGTTGCGTCGGATGCCCGCCATGCTGCGGTTGACGAGGTTAAGGTTGACGAGGTTAAGGTTGCCGATGCTTCCGATTCGGAAGCAACTCCAGTCGCCGGCGAGCCTTCGGGGGAAACTCGGGAGGCCGCGATCGCGGCGGCGGGGCAGCTTGCTTCGCAGGGAGACTTAGCTGGGGCTTCGAGATCGTTGCAGCAGTGGTTGTTAATCGATCCTGCCGACGTCGAGGTCCTTTTTCGTTTGGCTAGCATTCGGGCGGCCGACGGAAACTTGGATCAGGCTGTTGAATTGCTGGATGAAATTCCACGGGAGCACCCAGAGGCCGGTTTGCCGGCGCTCGGGCAATCGGCGGATTGGTGTTTTCAGTTGCAGCGGTTTGGCGAGGCGGAAAGCCGTTACCGGAAGGTGATCGCGAGAGCACCAGCGGCAATCCCGCCACGGCGGCAGCTTGCCTATTTGTTGAACCGTCAGGGTCGGCGACACGAAGCAGCCGAGCAGCTTTACGAACTGTGCCGGCACGGCGACGTTCATCAGGACGAGCTCCACGCTTTGGTCATCTTGACCGATGCGATGTACGACGATCCGTCTCAGCCCGAAAAGCTTCAGCCTGGCACGTTGCCGTATTGGCCCATCGGCAAGTCTGGTGAGGCGCGGCAGTTGTTCGCCTTGCAGCAATACGATCAGGTGCTGGTCGAATTGCGTGAACTGGTTGAGAGCGGTGACTCGCCGCCGGCCGTCAACGCGTTGTATGGCCGAGCAGCGGCGGAGGCCCAGGACGACGAGCAGTTCCTGTGGTGGCTAGCACAGGTCACTCCACAGGTAGCCGAATTCACGGACTATTGGGCTGCGATCGGTGCCTATGAATCTCGGAATCGTCGGTTCCCTGAAGCCGTGCGGGCGTTGGCAGAGGCCTTGTTGCGAGATCCATCTGACTTTCACTCCATGAGCCGAATTCGCCAGCCGTTGATCGCGCTCGGCCAGGATGACCTCGCCGATCGTTGGAACTCCCGTTGGGCCGCGACTCGCGATGTGGTGAAATTCAACAACAAAATTGCAGAGTCCACGAAGCTGGATCTGGATTCCATCGCGGAGCTCTCCGTCCGTTTGTTGCAACTGGGCCGTCGGCTTGAGGCCGTGTTATGGAAGACGGTGGAAAGCGGGCATCGTGGTGTCAACGCTGCCGAGATCAATCGGCTCAATGCCGAGCGTCGCCAGGTGATTGCGATGGGGAAAGACACTCCCAGCCATGCGGAGCGTTTATGTGGGATGAATCTAGATCAGTATCCGCTGCCCAAGTTTGATTCGTTGCTGGCGGAACCGTCGGAGTTTCGTTTGGCGTCCGACGGCCAGTCGGAGCCCGTTCGGGCGAGCTTTCCCAACGTGGCTAGTTCAGTCGGATTGAATCACAGCTATCAAGTTTCCAGTCAGACGGTGTCACAGCAGTTTTCGATTCATCAGACGCTGGGCGGCGGTGTCGCCGTCATTGATTTTGATTTGGATGGCTGCGTTGATTTGTATTTCGCCCAGGGAGGATCGGATCCGCCAGGCAGCCAAAGTGAGTTGTCGAATCAGCTTTATCGATGTCTTGAAAAAGAGGTTGGGAACGAAATTCAAAGTGGTTTTGTCGATGTCACGGAAGCCAGTGGAACGCGAGAGACTCAATATGGGCTTGGTGTGACCAGCGGCGATTGGAATCAAGATGGCTTTCCCGACTTGGTGGTGTCCAACATCGGAATCGATACGTTGTTCATCAACAACGGAGATGGCACGTTTGCAAGGCGAGGCCTGTCGCTCAGCACCAACCCCGATCGCGTCCCCTCCTCGGTGGCGATTGCGGATTTGAATGGCGACCACCTGCCGGACATTTTTCAGTGTGTCTATGTCGATGACGCTCGCATCAATCGGAAGCCGGCGCTAAACGAGGACGGCCGCGTCTTGAAGGCAGTCTCACCAGGCGATTACAAGGTCGGCGCGGATACGTTGATTGTCAATGACGGCAAGGGTGGAATATCCGAGGATCGCGGTTTGCGTGCGGCATCGTTTCGTTCAGAGACTCGCGATCACAGTTATGGGCTGGGCGTCATTGTGACGGACTTGGACGGCAGTCCTGGCAATGAGGTCTTCGTTGGGAATGACTTGTTGCCGAATCAGTTGTGGACCCGTGATCCGATCAAGCAGCGTTGGGACGATGTGGCATCCCTGAAAGGTTGCGCGTATGACGGCGGCGGAGTCGCGACCGGATCGATGGGGATTGCGGTGGGTGATTTTGACGACAGCGGGACAATCGACATTCACATTAGTAACTATGAGTATCAAAACTCGAGTCTGTTCCTGTCCGATGGAGAAGCATTCCAGGATCGCACCGTCCAATTCGGGCTCGCGGAACCGACTCGCAAGATGGTTGGTTTCGGTTCGCAGTCGATTGACATTACCAATAACGGCACCTTGGATCTCATTGTCACCAATGGCCACCTGGATGACACCGTTGAGAATCGTTCCGAATTCCGGCAGCCGCCGCAACTTTTTTCGAATTCTGGCAGCCGCTTCGTGCCCGTTCAGCTCGATGACTCGTCGGATTACTGGTCGTCTTTGTTCTTGGGGCGCGGGCTAGCTCGATTGGATTTCAAACGGGACGGCAAGAGCGATATTGTTGTCACTCACATCGGCCAGCCCTCGGCATTGTTGGTGAACCAGACTGCCAGTGAAAATCATTGGTTGCAGGTCCAGCTAGTAGGGACGGATAGTGAACGCGATGCGATCGGTGCGGAGGTTCATGTGCGTTGGAATGATCGTGAGTCAGTGGACTGGGTAGCCGCCGGTGACGGGTATCTGAGTTGCAACGAGTCAGCGATTTGTTTCGGGTTGGGGGCGGCTTTGGTTCCGGTCGAGGTGGAGGTCCGATGGCCCAGCGGCAAACGTCAGGTTCACCGCGACATCCAATCCGATCAACGCATTCTGATTGTCGAGAACCAGCCTGAATGCACCCAGCTGTTTTAGAGAAATTGGGGCGGAATGTGGCGGGGAATTGGCACCGGGAGGCAATCGATGTACCGGTGCCCGATGAACGGATGGCCGAATTTTCGCCGAGGAACAGCATCTCCCAGGCCGTTTTTAAGATCGTGCGGACCGCTCCCGGGCAAGGAAAGCTGATTTTTGAAGCTAAACCTCGATGCCTGTATTGGGATTCGCCGTTATCCTCTGATTAGGCGTGACAACTTACCTTTTAGTGCCATTAGCATTTTATGAGCGAAACCGCAGTATCCCCCTCATTGCGAGATTGCCGGAGACAGAAATTGGATAAACAGCAACCGGAAACTGGCCCCTCGGACGACTTCGTGCGCGAGCTTACTCGCACGCAGAACCGCCTTTATGGGTTCGTGCGCTGCTTGCTGTTTGATCCCAAGGATGTCGACGACGTCTTGCAAGATGTGAACGTCGTCTTGTTGCGTAAGTCCGGCGAATTCGAAATGGGCACCAACTTCTGGGCCTGGGCCTCAACCGTGGCCCGGTTTCAGGTCCTGACTTATTGCAAGCGTCTGGGACGCGATCGCCTTGTTTTCGATGATTCTCTGCTCGAGTTGATTGCCTTGGATGTCAAGGAAATGGAGTCAGAGATTGATGACCGCATGGAGGTACTTCAAGGTTGCATGGAAAAACTACCCACGCCGCAAAAACAGCTTTTGAGCATGCGTTATGAGCCGGACTCGACGCTGCAAATGATTGCCGATTCGCTTGGCCGTACGGTCGGATCGGTGCGGCAGGCTTTGTATCGGATTCGTGAGTCTTTACTCGGCTGTGTTCAGCAAAACATGAAGGCGTCGTAATGAAAGAAAGATCAGACTCGGCACGCTCGCCGTCGCAGTCGAACCGTAATACCCAGTCGCTTCGGAGCGATCAGGAGTTGGCTGACTTGTTTTCGTTGGCGATAGATGGCGCCATGGACCAGGACACGTTTGCCAAATTGCAGGATCGTTTGCAATCGGACCCCGAGGCACGCAAACACTACATTCGTCACCGACTGTTGGAAGCGGGGATGGCGAGAGAGTTGTCCGTGGACGCGATCGGCGGGATGGTTGACCAGATTGGCTTCGCGCCTGGTGCCAAGGCCGTTGAACAGGATGATCTGATGCAGTCGGCTTGTTCCCGGGCGGTTTCCGCTGCCGCAGATTCGGCCGAGATCGCTTCGTCTCAAGCAGTTGCAGATTCTCTTGTGGGGGTTGCGACGGGGCAAGGTAACCCGAGCCAAGAGGGGCCGCGTGGGACGCAGTGGATTTCTTGGATCGGCCAGCATGCCGCGGTGATCGTGCCTTGGGTTTTGTTGGTGGGTGGATGCCTGGCGGTGATGTTCGGGCTGCAGGCACATTCTTCGTTCGATGATTTCAAGGTCGTCTTGCCGTCTCAGGTGGGCGTTGCCAGTGTGGAGCATTCGGTTTCCCAAGTGACCGCAATGTTGGTGGACGAAGCGGGAGCCAAGTTTGCAGGTGATCGCTCTACCGATGATGTCGTTTTCAACCCCGGTGACTATGAGTTGTTGGAGGGGACCGTTCATCTGCGTTTTGCCAGTGGTGCCGACTTGGTGCTGCAGGCGCCCGCGAAGCTGCGGATCGATGACAAACTACACACACGACTCGCCTTCGGTGCCGTCCGAGCAATCGTTCCTCCGTCGGCGATTGGCTTTACCGTTGCGACGACTGACGTCAACTTTGAAGACGTTGGTACCGAGTTCGGATTAAGCGTTTC
The sequence above is drawn from the Neorhodopirellula lusitana genome and encodes:
- a CDS encoding DUF1559 domain-containing protein, which codes for MFQKKVSKPKGFTLVELLVVIAIIGVLVGLLLPAVQAAREAARRMSCSNNFKQIGLGLHNYHSAYNQLPTQGAGTRSATDHHWWGDKNDGNLHRLSFLVGVTPFIEQQAIWEQMSNKSSINTDNDPAGYSGGWGTPALPWNEFGPTPDRRMYVPWSSEIPGFRCPSDPGTGLPALGRTNYAACMGDSIVWSNKGYLDIRGSGSPAVNNFKTNETYSKRTRGSLRGMFVTMKPTGFRDMLDGLSNTIACGEIATDLGDRDVRTSLTHKAGAVLSEGVIRENPSACQDDSTPLIDPARPQFWHTDTPLGNQAYGRGYRWHDAMATFSGCFAILPPNSESCIYDDNQPFWGSGVLGMSSRHQGGAHVLMGDGAVKFITDSVEAGDSRAGMVYHDGSGAQSPGSASPYGLWGSLGTRASREVIESEF
- a CDS encoding FG-GAP-like repeat-containing protein — protein: MYSKTYRQVHPRIWRFSLVSVVLLGCSRGPDEVALDVSSDQMQSSVASDARHAAVDEVKVDEVKVADASDSEATPVAGEPSGETREAAIAAAGQLASQGDLAGASRSLQQWLLIDPADVEVLFRLASIRAADGNLDQAVELLDEIPREHPEAGLPALGQSADWCFQLQRFGEAESRYRKVIARAPAAIPPRRQLAYLLNRQGRRHEAAEQLYELCRHGDVHQDELHALVILTDAMYDDPSQPEKLQPGTLPYWPIGKSGEARQLFALQQYDQVLVELRELVESGDSPPAVNALYGRAAAEAQDDEQFLWWLAQVTPQVAEFTDYWAAIGAYESRNRRFPEAVRALAEALLRDPSDFHSMSRIRQPLIALGQDDLADRWNSRWAATRDVVKFNNKIAESTKLDLDSIAELSVRLLQLGRRLEAVLWKTVESGHRGVNAAEINRLNAERRQVIAMGKDTPSHAERLCGMNLDQYPLPKFDSLLAEPSEFRLASDGQSEPVRASFPNVASSVGLNHSYQVSSQTVSQQFSIHQTLGGGVAVIDFDLDGCVDLYFAQGGSDPPGSQSELSNQLYRCLEKEVGNEIQSGFVDVTEASGTRETQYGLGVTSGDWNQDGFPDLVVSNIGIDTLFINNGDGTFARRGLSLSTNPDRVPSSVAIADLNGDHLPDIFQCVYVDDARINRKPALNEDGRVLKAVSPGDYKVGADTLIVNDGKGGISEDRGLRAASFRSETRDHSYGLGVIVTDLDGSPGNEVFVGNDLLPNQLWTRDPIKQRWDDVASLKGCAYDGGGVATGSMGIAVGDFDDSGTIDIHISNYEYQNSSLFLSDGEAFQDRTVQFGLAEPTRKMVGFGSQSIDITNNGTLDLIVTNGHLDDTVENRSEFRQPPQLFSNSGSRFVPVQLDDSSDYWSSLFLGRGLARLDFKRDGKSDIVVTHIGQPSALLVNQTASENHWLQVQLVGTDSERDAIGAEVHVRWNDRESVDWVAAGDGYLSCNESAICFGLGAALVPVEVEVRWPSGKRQVHRDIQSDQRILIVENQPECTQLF
- a CDS encoding sigma-70 family RNA polymerase sigma factor, which translates into the protein MDKQQPETGPSDDFVRELTRTQNRLYGFVRCLLFDPKDVDDVLQDVNVVLLRKSGEFEMGTNFWAWASTVARFQVLTYCKRLGRDRLVFDDSLLELIALDVKEMESEIDDRMEVLQGCMEKLPTPQKQLLSMRYEPDSTLQMIADSLGRTVGSVRQALYRIRESLLGCVQQNMKAS